A single region of the Ahaetulla prasina isolate Xishuangbanna chromosome 13, ASM2864084v1, whole genome shotgun sequence genome encodes:
- the ALDH1A2 gene encoding retinal dehydrogenase 2 codes for MTSSKIEMPAGMKTDPAALMASLHLLPSPTLNLEIKHTKIFINNEWQNSESGKIFPVFNPATGEQICDVQEADKADTDKAVQAARLAFSLGSVWRRMDASERGRLLEKLADLVERDRALLATMESLNSGKPFLQAFYVDLHGVIKTLRYFAGWADKIHGLTIPVDGDYFTFTRHEPIGVCGQIIPWNFPLLMFAWKIAPALCCGNTVVLKPAEQTPLTALHLGTLIKEAGFPPGVVNILPGFGPTVGAAIASHTGIDKIAFTGSTEVGKLVQEAAGRSNLKRVTLELGGKSPNIIFADADLEQAVEQAHQGVFFNQGQCCTAGSRIYVEEPIYDEFVRRSVERAKRRVVGSPFDPTTEQGPQIDKKQYNKILELIQSGVAEGARLECGGQGLGRKGFFIEPTVFSNVTDDMRIAREEIFGPVQEILRFKTMEEVIERANNSDFGLVAAVFTRDINKALTVSSAMQAGTVWVNCYNALNAQSPFGGFKMSGNGREMGECGLREYSEVKTVTIKIPQKNS; via the exons ATTTTTATCAACAATGAGTGGCAAAATTCGGAAAGTGGGAAAATATTCCCCGTATTTAATCCTGCAACAGGAGAACAGATCTGTGACGTGCAAGAAGCTGACAAG GCTGACACAGACAAGGCGGTGCAGGCTGCTCGGCTGGCCTTCTCCCTGGGCTCTGTGTGGCGGAGGATGGATGCCTCTGAACGAGGACGCCTCCTGGAAAAGCTGGCCGATCTGGTGGAGAGAGACCGGGCCCTCCTTGCC ACCATGGAGTCACTGAACAGTGGGAAgcccttcctccaggccttctacgTTGACCTTCACGGCGTCATCAAGACCTTGCGGTATTTCGCTGGTTGGGCAGACAAGATTCACGGATTGACCATTCCAGTGG ACGGAGATTATTTCACCTTTACGAGGCATGAGCCCATCGGGGTGTGTGGACAGATCATCCCG TGGAACTTCCCCCTCCTGATGTTTGCATGGAAGATTGCACCAGCCCTTTGCTGTGGCAACACGGTGGTCCTCAAGCCggcagagcaaaccccactcaccGCCCTCCACCTGGGCACCCTCATTAAGGAG GCGGGGTTTCCTCCAGGCGTGGTCAACATTTTGCCAGGATTTGGACCCACAGTGGGGGCGGCAATTGCTTCGCACACAGGGATTGATAAAATCGCCTTCACGGGTTCCACAGAG gtggggaagCTGGTTCAAGAAGCAGCCGGCAGAAGCAACTTGAAGCGGGTGACGCTGGAACTCGGGGGGAAGagccccaacattatttttgcgGACGCAGATT TGGAGCAGGCAGTGGAGCAGGCCCACCAAGGGGTCTTTTTCAACCAAGGCCAATGCTGCACGGCTGGCTCCCGCATCTACGTGGAGGAGCCCATCTACGATGAGTTCGTCCGGAGGAGCGTGGAACGGGCCAAGAGGAGAGTTGTGGGGAGCCCCTTTGACCCCACCACCGAGCAAGGGCCACAG ATCGACAAGAAGCAGTACAACAAGATTCTGGAGCTGATCCAGAGTGGTGTGGCTGAAGGGGCCAGGCTGGAGTGCGGGGGCCAAGGATTGGGGCGCAAGGGCTTCTTCATTGAACCCACCGTTTTCTCCAACGTGACTGATGACATGCGCATCGCCAGGGAAGAG atcTTTGGGCCTGTGCAAGAAATCCTGCGGTTCAAAACCATGGAGGAAGTGATCGAGAGAGCCAACAATTCCGACTTTGGGCTGGTGGCTGCCGTCTTCACCAGGGACATCAACAAGGCTCTGACCGTCTCCTCCGCCATGCAGGCGGGAACTGTCTG GGTCAACTGCTACAATGCCTTAAATGCCCAGAGTCCTTTCGGGGGTTTCAAGATGTCCGGCAATGGAAGAGAAAT GGGAGAATGTGGCCTGCGAGAATACTCCGAAGTGAAGACGGTGACCATAAAGATTCCTCAGAAGAACTCCTAA